A genomic window from Pseudomonas cavernicola includes:
- a CDS encoding amidase yields MIEVTEVSIAELRAALESSQTTSVELVQAYLARIDAYDGPDTPTALNAVVVRNPDALKEAQASDARRARGEMLGPLDGIPYTAKDSYLVKGLTAASGSPAFANLIAYRDAFTIERLRAAGAICLGKTNMPPMANGGMQRGVYGRAESPYNADYLTAPFASGSSNGAGTATAASFAAFGLAEETWSSGRGPASNNGLCAYTPSRGVISVRGNWPLTPTMDVVVPYARTMADLLEVLDVVVADDPDTRGDLWRLQPWVPIPSVASVRPTSYPALAANTDALAGKRFGVPRMFINADAEAGTSEKPGIGGPTGQRIITRPSVIGLWEEARQALEAAGAEVVEVDFPLVSNCEGDRPGAPTVFNRGLVSKEFLHHELWDLSAWAFDDFLRANGDPKLNRLVDVNGPLIFPHDPGTLPNREGDLVAGMDEYVRMAERGITPWDEITTLPDGLRGLEQTRRIDLEDWMDRLGLDAVLFPTVADVGPADADVNPQSADIAWSNGVWVANGNLAIRHLGVPTVTVPMGVMADIGMPVGLTFAGRAYDDSALLRLASAFESTGTKRLIPARTPALQRG; encoded by the coding sequence ATGATCGAGGTAACCGAGGTTTCCATTGCCGAACTGCGCGCTGCGCTCGAATCTAGCCAAACGACTTCAGTCGAGCTGGTCCAGGCCTATCTCGCCAGGATCGATGCCTACGACGGCCCCGACACGCCCACCGCCCTCAACGCGGTCGTGGTGCGCAACCCCGATGCGCTCAAGGAGGCGCAGGCTTCCGATGCCCGTCGGGCCCGGGGCGAGATGCTTGGCCCGCTGGACGGCATCCCCTATACGGCCAAGGACAGTTATCTGGTGAAGGGGCTCACAGCGGCGTCCGGCAGTCCCGCATTCGCGAACCTCATCGCCTATCGCGATGCGTTCACCATCGAACGGCTGCGCGCCGCCGGCGCGATCTGCCTGGGCAAGACCAATATGCCGCCCATGGCCAACGGCGGCATGCAGCGCGGGGTATATGGTCGTGCGGAGAGCCCGTACAACGCCGACTATCTCACCGCCCCCTTCGCCTCGGGCTCATCGAACGGAGCAGGCACGGCGACCGCCGCCAGTTTTGCGGCCTTCGGTCTCGCCGAGGAAACCTGGTCGAGCGGACGAGGGCCCGCCTCGAACAATGGCCTGTGCGCCTACACGCCGTCGCGTGGGGTGATCTCGGTGCGCGGCAACTGGCCGCTGACGCCGACCATGGACGTGGTCGTGCCCTATGCCAGGACCATGGCCGACCTCCTCGAGGTGCTGGACGTGGTGGTGGCGGATGATCCCGACACCCGCGGAGATCTGTGGCGGCTGCAACCCTGGGTGCCCATTCCGAGTGTCGCCTCGGTGCGCCCCACCTCCTATCCGGCGCTTGCCGCGAATACCGATGCGCTCGCCGGCAAGCGGTTCGGCGTACCTCGCATGTTTATCAACGCCGATGCCGAAGCGGGCACCAGCGAAAAACCGGGTATCGGCGGCCCGACTGGGCAGCGCATCATCACCCGTCCCTCCGTGATCGGGCTCTGGGAAGAGGCCCGCCAGGCACTAGAAGCGGCCGGCGCGGAAGTGGTCGAGGTCGATTTCCCGCTGGTCTCGAATTGCGAGGGCGACCGTCCCGGTGCACCGACTGTGTTCAACCGTGGCCTGGTTTCCAAGGAGTTCCTCCATCACGAGTTATGGGATCTGTCGGCCTGGGCGTTCGATGATTTCCTTCGGGCGAACGGCGATCCGAAATTGAACCGCCTGGTCGACGTGAACGGACCGCTGATCTTCCCCCACGACCCGGGAACCCTGCCCAACCGCGAAGGCGACCTGGTCGCCGGCATGGATGAGTATGTGCGGATGGCCGAGCGCGGTATTACGCCGTGGGACGAGATCACCACGCTGCCCGATGGCCTGCGCGGACTCGAGCAGACGCGTCGAATCGATCTCGAAGACTGGATGGATCGGTTGGGGCTCGACGCGGTGCTATTCCCGACGGTAGCCGACGTTGGCCCGGCAGATGCCGATGTGAATCCGCAGTCCGCGGATATCGCCTGGAGCAACGGTGTCTGGGTCGCCAACGGCAATCTCGCCATCCGCCACCTGGGGGTGCCCACGGTCACCGTGCCGATGGGCGTGATGGCGGACATCGGCATGCCCGTAGGCCTGACATTTGCCGGCCGCGCCTACGACGATTCGGCGCTGCTGCGCCTGGCTTCGGCGTTTGAGTCGACCGGGACGAAGCGCTTGATCCCTGCGCGAACCCCAGCCTTGCAGCGCGGCTAA
- a CDS encoding DNA-binding protein codes for MELEELEPSKLVGPQQDVETIESWADRNGIPYGVARAWAMKCVIPTVKLGKRRMVNSAMLRNWLLEQKWTA; via the coding sequence ATGGAACTGGAAGAGCTAGAGCCCTCCAAGCTGGTGGGGCCACAACAGGACGTAGAAACCATAGAGAGCTGGGCTGACCGTAACGGCATTCCCTACGGCGTAGCCCGTGCCTGGGCAATGAAGTGCGTGATCCCGACGGTGAAGCTTGGCAAACGCCGCATGGTTAACAGCGCAATGCTCCGCAACTGGCTGCTGGAACAGAAGTGGACGGCGTGA
- a CDS encoding Bro-N domain-containing protein, whose protein sequence is MHDAYTPIVFQRYNRQLRTVLIDQQPWFVADDFGRLISERHSDRICRRMDEDQLGTIWLGHASGTKEQVQVINESGAYKALFRFQHPENRSLRVWLSNEVIPALLDMRNEASAAPRRVLMGWGSKRVSVLEWQGELWVPIHDLPNFCHHHGAPSNHESVWRSLILRRPH, encoded by the coding sequence ATGCATGACGCATACACCCCGATCGTTTTTCAACGCTACAACCGCCAACTGCGCACGGTGTTGATCGACCAGCAGCCCTGGTTCGTCGCCGATGACTTCGGTCGCCTGATCAGCGAACGCCACAGCGACCGCATCTGCCGCAGGATGGACGAAGACCAGCTCGGCACCATCTGGCTGGGGCATGCTTCAGGCACAAAGGAGCAGGTGCAGGTCATCAACGAATCCGGCGCCTACAAGGCGCTGTTCCGCTTCCAGCATCCGGAAAACCGCAGCCTGCGAGTCTGGCTCAGCAATGAAGTGATTCCCGCTTTGTTGGACATGCGCAATGAAGCCAGCGCAGCCCCACGCCGGGTGCTGATGGGCTGGGGCTCGAAACGGGTCAGCGTGCTGGAGTGGCAGGGCGAGCTCTGGGTGCCGATACACGACCTACCCAACTTCTGCCACCACCACGGCGCCCCGTCAAACCACGAATCGGTCTGGCGCAGCCTGATTCTGCGCAGGCCGCACTGA
- a CDS encoding DUF3313 domain-containing protein, with protein MSMSRKLLVGVVLSSLLLGGCVSKVTEKEQYSGFLPSYDGLQEVTTVSGQKAMRWVAPGFTPGAYSTVVFNQLELYPAPKPNERVNLQTLQDLQAFTSASAKSVLAQKYQVVPTLQAAPAGSRTLIMHAAITGVTASNEGMKWYEVVPVAAVVGAASAASGHRDQNTELYIEADFIDAASGLPVAKVVRKVFGKTLENESQEITADDFKAAINGLTGDMQAFLK; from the coding sequence ATGAGCATGTCACGTAAATTGCTGGTTGGCGTTGTATTGAGCAGCCTGCTGCTCGGTGGTTGTGTCTCGAAAGTGACAGAAAAGGAGCAGTATTCTGGCTTCCTGCCCAGTTACGATGGGCTGCAGGAAGTCACGACAGTGAGCGGCCAGAAGGCCATGCGCTGGGTGGCCCCGGGCTTCACGCCTGGCGCTTATTCCACTGTGGTGTTCAACCAGCTGGAGCTGTATCCCGCACCGAAGCCGAACGAGCGGGTCAACCTGCAAACCCTGCAGGATCTGCAGGCATTCACCAGCGCCAGCGCGAAGAGCGTACTGGCGCAGAAGTATCAGGTAGTCCCGACTCTTCAGGCGGCGCCAGCCGGCTCGCGCACCCTGATCATGCATGCGGCGATCACCGGCGTAACGGCCTCCAACGAAGGCATGAAATGGTATGAGGTGGTACCGGTAGCGGCTGTGGTGGGGGCGGCTTCCGCAGCCTCCGGCCATCGCGATCAGAATACCGAGTTGTACATCGAGGCCGACTTTATCGATGCGGCCTCCGGTTTGCCGGTGGCGAAAGTCGTGCGCAAGGTCTTCGGCAAAACTCTGGAAAATGAAAGCCAGGAGATCACCGCGGATGACTTCAAGGCCGCGATCAATGGGCTGACCGGCGATATGCAGGCGTTCCTCAAATAA
- the aguA gene encoding agmatine deiminase, protein MTTLTTTPRADGFRMPAEWEPHSQAWMVWPERPDNWRLGGKPAQAAFSAVAKAIADFEPVTVCVSAGQYENARERLGHGNIRVVEISTDDAWVRDTGPTFVTNSSGAVRGIDWTFNAWGGLDGGLYANWVRDDQVARKILEIEGCARYRTDGFVLEGGSIHVDGEGSLITTEECLLNRNRNPHLSREQIEQMLREHLAIDTVIWLPDGLFNDETDGHVDNFCCYVRPGEVLLAWTDEPSDPNYPRCQAAMRVLEEARDAQGRQLLVHKMPIPGPIYATDEECAGVDLAAGTQERDPSIRLAGSYVNFLIVNGGIIAPKFNDAKDAEAEAILQRLFPDHRVVMVPGREILLGGGNIHCITQQQPAPQRR, encoded by the coding sequence ATGACTACCCTGACAACTACCCCACGCGCCGACGGCTTCCGCATGCCGGCCGAGTGGGAACCCCATAGCCAGGCCTGGATGGTCTGGCCCGAGCGTCCGGACAACTGGCGCCTGGGCGGCAAGCCGGCGCAGGCCGCCTTCAGCGCCGTGGCCAAGGCCATAGCCGACTTCGAGCCGGTCACCGTTTGCGTGTCCGCCGGCCAGTACGAAAACGCCCGCGAGCGTCTGGGCCACGGCAATATCCGCGTGGTGGAAATCAGCACCGACGACGCCTGGGTGCGCGACACCGGGCCGACCTTTGTCACGAACAGCAGCGGCGCCGTGCGCGGCATCGACTGGACCTTCAACGCCTGGGGCGGCCTCGACGGCGGCCTCTATGCCAACTGGGTGCGCGACGATCAGGTGGCGCGCAAGATCCTCGAGATCGAAGGCTGCGCCCGCTACCGCACCGACGGCTTCGTGCTGGAAGGCGGCTCCATCCATGTGGACGGCGAAGGCAGCCTGATCACCACCGAGGAATGCCTGCTCAATCGCAACCGCAACCCGCACCTGTCGCGCGAACAGATAGAGCAGATGCTGCGCGAGCACCTGGCCATCGACACTGTGATCTGGCTGCCGGACGGCCTGTTCAACGACGAGACCGACGGCCACGTCGACAACTTCTGCTGCTACGTGCGCCCCGGCGAAGTGCTGCTGGCTTGGACCGATGAGCCCAGCGACCCCAACTACCCGCGCTGCCAGGCCGCCATGCGCGTGCTGGAGGAGGCGCGTGACGCCCAGGGACGCCAGCTGCTAGTGCACAAGATGCCGATTCCCGGCCCCATCTACGCCACCGATGAAGAATGCGCCGGCGTCGACCTGGCCGCCGGTACCCAGGAACGCGATCCGTCGATCCGCCTGGCCGGCTCCTACGTCAACTTCCTGATAGTCAACGGCGGCATCATCGCGCCCAAGTTCAACGACGCCAAGGATGCCGAGGCCGAAGCCATCCTGCAGCGCCTGTTCCCCGACCACCGCGTGGTGATGGTGCCGGGCCGCGAGATACTGCTGGGCGGCGGCAATATCCACTGCATTACCCAGCAACAACCGGCGCCACAACGGCGCTAA
- a CDS encoding SAM-dependent methyltransferase, translating to MHSPPLLALALLSASALGYEVLLVRLLSIIQWHHFAYMMISVALLGYGAAGTAVALARPVLAPRFHGVFIGGALLFGLSAIACFSLAQHVPFNPLEILWDPGQLARLLWIYLLLFVPFFCAALCICLTFTCFQEQIHRIYAFDILGAGMGSLAIVAALFVLTPVDALRLLGGSGIAAGALACGRRQRWLAALLLALAVALPAGVPGRWIALSPSEYKELSQTLRIKNARAIAQTWSPLGLLTVVDSPTIPLRHAPGLSLNATQEPPAQLAIFTDGDGLSVLNRHDGRREPLAYLDYLTSALPYHLLRQPRVLVLGSGAGADVLQALYHGASAVDAIELNPQVIDLVQRRFADFSGKPYSAPNVRVLIGEARGLVASRSELYDLIQIALLDSFGTASGGLHALSENYLYTVEAFEEYLRHLAPGGLLAITRWVTLPPRDVPRLLATAAAAIERDGQASAARRIVMIRGWKTATLLVSNRDFDDAGIAALREFCRARSFDLAYYPGMTVAEANRYNLLDQPYFFDAAQALLSGERAQFLARYKFDVRPVTDDRPYFFHFFKWRSLPELLALKAQGGLSMLEWGYPVLIATLLQAGVAAVLLILLPLWVARRRQRRSRNAALARFELRVVSYFAAIGFAFMFVEIAFIQKFTLFLSHPLYSVAVTLSAFLIFAGLGSRYSGRRQAGTGGGFRHPLARPVLAICMFALLYLIVLPPLFQLLAPVSTVVRFAVCAALVAPLAFAMGMPFPLGLGRVSARAEALVPIAWGVNACASVVAAVLATLLAIHLGFTVVLLLALLVYLAAAVAFP from the coding sequence ATGCATTCGCCGCCGTTGCTCGCCCTGGCGCTGCTGTCGGCCTCCGCACTGGGCTATGAGGTGCTCCTGGTGCGGTTGTTGTCGATCATCCAGTGGCACCATTTCGCCTACATGATGATCAGCGTCGCGCTGCTCGGCTACGGCGCCGCCGGCACCGCCGTGGCGCTGGCGCGGCCTGTGCTGGCGCCGCGCTTCCACGGCGTGTTCATCGGTGGCGCGCTGCTGTTCGGGCTTAGCGCCATCGCCTGCTTCAGCCTGGCCCAGCACGTTCCGTTCAATCCCCTTGAGATCCTCTGGGACCCTGGGCAGCTGGCGCGTCTGCTGTGGATCTACCTGCTGCTGTTCGTGCCGTTCTTCTGCGCGGCGCTGTGCATCTGCCTGACCTTCACCTGCTTTCAGGAACAGATTCACCGGATCTACGCCTTCGACATCCTCGGTGCCGGCATGGGCAGCCTGGCGATCGTCGCCGCGCTGTTCGTTCTGACGCCGGTCGATGCGCTGCGCCTGCTGGGCGGCAGCGGCATCGCCGCCGGGGCGCTGGCCTGCGGAAGACGCCAGCGCTGGCTGGCGGCGCTGCTGCTGGCGCTGGCGGTGGCGCTGCCGGCCGGCGTGCCCGGGCGCTGGATCGCCCTGTCGCCCTCCGAGTACAAGGAGCTGAGCCAGACGCTGCGCATCAAGAATGCCCGCGCGATCGCCCAGACCTGGAGTCCGCTGGGCCTGCTCACGGTGGTCGACAGCCCGACCATTCCCCTGCGCCACGCACCGGGACTGAGCCTCAACGCCACGCAGGAGCCCCCCGCGCAACTGGCCATCTTCACCGACGGTGACGGCCTTTCCGTACTGAACCGCCATGACGGGCGCCGCGAGCCGCTCGCCTATCTGGACTATCTGACCTCGGCCCTGCCTTACCACCTGCTGCGGCAGCCCCGCGTGTTGGTGCTGGGCAGTGGCGCCGGCGCCGATGTGCTGCAGGCGCTCTACCACGGCGCCAGCGCGGTGGATGCCATCGAACTGAACCCGCAGGTGATCGATCTGGTCCAGCGCCGCTTCGCCGACTTCTCCGGCAAGCCGTACAGCGCGCCCAACGTCCGTGTGCTGATCGGCGAGGCGCGCGGCCTGGTGGCTTCGCGCAGCGAGCTTTACGACCTGATCCAGATCGCCCTACTGGACTCCTTCGGCACCGCCTCGGGCGGCCTGCATGCGCTGTCCGAGAACTACCTGTATACGGTGGAGGCATTCGAGGAATACCTGCGCCATCTCGCGCCCGGCGGCCTGCTGGCCATCACCCGCTGGGTCACCCTGCCGCCGCGCGATGTTCCCAGGCTGCTGGCCACCGCGGCCGCGGCCATCGAGCGCGACGGGCAGGCCAGCGCGGCGCGCCGCATCGTCATGATCCGCGGCTGGAAGACCGCGACGCTGCTGGTCAGCAACAGGGATTTCGACGACGCCGGTATCGCCGCGCTGCGGGAGTTCTGCCGGGCGCGCTCCTTCGACCTGGCCTACTACCCCGGGATGACCGTGGCCGAGGCGAACCGCTACAACCTGCTCGACCAGCCGTACTTCTTCGACGCGGCGCAGGCCCTGCTGTCCGGCGAGCGCGCGCAGTTCCTGGCGCGCTACAAATTCGACGTGCGCCCCGTCACGGACGACCGGCCGTATTTCTTCCACTTCTTCAAGTGGCGCTCGCTGCCGGAACTGCTGGCGCTGAAGGCGCAGGGCGGCCTGTCGATGCTGGAGTGGGGCTACCCGGTGCTGATCGCCACGCTGCTGCAGGCCGGCGTGGCCGCCGTGCTGCTGATCCTGCTGCCGCTATGGGTGGCGCGGCGGCGCCAGCGGCGCTCTCGAAATGCGGCTCTGGCCAGGTTCGAACTTCGGGTCGTGTCCTACTTCGCCGCCATCGGCTTCGCCTTCATGTTCGTGGAAATCGCCTTCATCCAGAAGTTCACCCTGTTCCTCAGCCACCCGCTGTATTCGGTGGCGGTGACGCTGAGCGCGTTCCTGATCTTCGCCGGCCTCGGCAGCCGGTATTCCGGCCGGCGGCAGGCGGGCACGGGCGGAGGATTCCGCCATCCGCTGGCGCGGCCGGTGCTGGCGATCTGCATGTTCGCCCTGCTCTACCTGATCGTCCTGCCCCCGCTGTTCCAGCTGCTGGCGCCGGTATCGACCGTGGTCAGGTTCGCCGTCTGCGCCGCGCTGGTCGCGCCGCTGGCGTTCGCCATGGGCATGCCGTTTCCGCTCGGGCTCGGGCGCGTCTCCGCGCGCGCCGAAGCGCTGGTGCCGATCGCCTGGGGCGTCAACGCCTGCGCATCGGTGGTGGCGGCCGTGCTGGCGACCCTGCTGGCGATCCACCTGGGCTTCACCGTGGTGTTGCTGCTGGCGTTGCTGGTGTACCTCGCGGCGGCGGTCGCGTTTCCCTGA
- a CDS encoding DNA-binding protein: MIEERLRTLVRHIGATTLAEATEIKERQRWQTVATNRKVKARIEDMEELLKAFPQYELWLWKGETDPNRGQISPDYEAAGSNLTEQNAG, from the coding sequence ATGATTGAAGAAAGGCTTAGAACCTTGGTTCGCCACATCGGGGCAACCACTCTGGCCGAAGCTACGGAGATCAAGGAGCGCCAGCGGTGGCAGACCGTGGCCACCAATCGGAAGGTGAAAGCTCGAATCGAGGACATGGAAGAGCTGCTGAAAGCTTTCCCCCAGTACGAGCTATGGCTTTGGAAAGGCGAAACAGACCCAAATAGAGGTCAAATTTCCCCGGACTATGAAGCGGCTGGTTCAAACTTGACCGAACAAAACGCGGGATAG
- a CDS encoding protein-L-isoaspartate(D-aspartate) O-methyltransferase: MKPVTLLMRILAPAIALALASAGLHADDQFAPLRDAMVREIAAMSSVTRAETGRAEFAASVMVAMVRVPRHQFVPPDEQPYAYENRPLPIGYGQTISQPYIVALMTDLAQVGPGDVVLEIGTGSGYQAAILAELAQAVYTLEIIEPLAMQARERLGRLGYSKVRARLGDGYQGWPEHGPYDAILVTAAASHVPPPLIAQLKAGGRMVIPVGAPFMTQYLLLIEKAGDGSLSTRQVLPVRFVPLVGGG, translated from the coding sequence GTGAAACCGGTGACGCTCCTGATGCGCATCCTGGCGCCTGCCATCGCCCTGGCGCTGGCATCCGCCGGCCTGCATGCCGACGACCAGTTCGCGCCGTTGCGCGACGCCATGGTGCGGGAAATCGCCGCCATGTCGTCCGTCACCCGCGCCGAAACCGGCCGGGCCGAGTTCGCGGCGTCGGTAATGGTCGCCATGGTCAGGGTGCCGCGCCACCAGTTCGTCCCGCCCGATGAGCAACCCTACGCCTACGAAAACCGGCCGCTGCCGATCGGCTACGGCCAGACCATCTCCCAACCCTACATCGTCGCCCTGATGACCGACCTGGCGCAGGTCGGGCCCGGCGACGTGGTGCTCGAGATCGGCACCGGCTCGGGCTACCAAGCGGCGATCCTCGCCGAGCTGGCGCAGGCGGTCTACACGCTGGAAATCATCGAGCCGCTGGCAATGCAGGCCAGGGAACGCCTGGGCCGGCTGGGCTATTCGAAAGTGCGGGCCCGGCTGGGCGACGGCTACCAAGGCTGGCCCGAGCATGGCCCGTATGACGCCATCCTCGTCACCGCCGCCGCCAGCCATGTGCCGCCGCCACTGATCGCCCAGCTCAAGGCCGGCGGGCGGATGGTGATCCCGGTCGGCGCGCCGTTCATGACCCAGTACCTGCTGCTGATCGAGAAGGCCGGCGATGGCAGCCTGTCCACCCGGCAGGTGTTGCCCGTCCGCTTTGTGCCGCTGGTCGGGGGCGGCTGA